Proteins from one Arthrobacter sp. Soc17.1.1.1 genomic window:
- the alr gene encoding alanine racemase — MGRVTSSERAAEIDLDALRHNIRHLRDVAHPARVMAVVKADAYGHGALPVARAALEAGAAWLGVAHISEGVALRKAGIEAPILAWLHTMGSDFSAGVEHGLDLGISGWELEHVTAAARELERPAIVHLKIDTGLGRNGCPPDQWESLLSRAVAYQEEGLIRVVGIFSHLAVADEPTRPETDLQVQAFREAVAAAENAGIDVEVRHLANTPATFSRPDCHFDLVRVGLGIYGLSPFSDQGSADLGLRPVMTFSTTVSNCKEVPAGQGVSYGYGYRTQKPTTLGLIPVGYGDGVPRIATGAPVLVGGRIYPVVGRIAMDQCVIDFGTTGLVDSPDSPLGKRAVLFGGTDSPPVEDWAAAAQTINYEVVTRISDRVERVYVDARREAGDGDGA; from the coding sequence ATAGGGCGGGTGACTTCCTCAGAACGTGCCGCAGAGATCGACCTCGACGCCCTGCGGCACAACATCCGGCACCTGCGCGACGTCGCCCACCCCGCCCGGGTGATGGCCGTCGTGAAGGCCGACGCCTACGGCCACGGCGCCCTCCCCGTCGCGCGCGCCGCCCTCGAGGCGGGAGCCGCGTGGCTCGGCGTCGCGCACATCAGCGAGGGCGTCGCGCTGCGCAAGGCGGGCATCGAAGCCCCCATCCTCGCGTGGCTGCACACCATGGGCAGCGACTTCAGCGCCGGCGTCGAGCACGGACTGGACCTCGGGATCTCCGGCTGGGAGCTCGAGCACGTGACCGCCGCAGCCCGCGAACTGGAACGCCCGGCAATCGTGCACCTGAAGATCGACACGGGCCTCGGCCGCAACGGCTGCCCGCCGGACCAGTGGGAGTCCCTGCTCAGCCGTGCCGTCGCCTACCAGGAGGAGGGCCTGATCCGCGTCGTCGGGATCTTCTCCCATCTCGCCGTCGCCGACGAGCCGACACGCCCCGAGACCGACCTCCAGGTGCAGGCGTTCCGCGAGGCCGTGGCCGCCGCCGAGAACGCAGGCATCGACGTCGAGGTGCGGCACCTCGCCAACACGCCCGCCACGTTCTCACGTCCCGACTGCCACTTCGACCTCGTGCGCGTGGGCCTCGGCATCTACGGACTCTCGCCCTTCTCCGACCAGGGCTCCGCCGACCTCGGCCTCCGGCCCGTCATGACCTTCAGCACCACGGTCTCGAACTGCAAGGAGGTGCCCGCCGGCCAGGGTGTCTCCTACGGCTACGGCTACCGCACCCAGAAGCCCACCACCCTCGGGCTCATCCCCGTCGGATACGGCGACGGCGTGCCCCGCATCGCCACGGGGGCCCCGGTGCTCGTCGGCGGCCGCATCTACCCGGTGGTGGGCCGGATCGCCATGGACCAGTGCGTCATCGACTTCGGGACCACGGGCCTGGTCGATTCCCCTGACAGCCCCCTCGGCAAGCGCGCGGTGCTCTTCGGTGGCACCGATTCGCCCCCGGTCGAGGACTGGGCCGCCGCCGCCCAGACCATCAACTACGAGGTGGTCACCCGGATCAGCGACCGCGTGGAGCGCGTGTACGTGGACGCACGACGGGAGGCGGGCGATGGCGACGGAGCCTGA
- a CDS encoding SRPBCC family protein produces MSTKVEETIVVNLPVTTVYNQWTQFEEFPHFMGGIKQITQLSDDRLEWVAEIGGIRRQWEAKVLEQVPDRRVSWAATEGATNAGTVSFEDLGGTTRVNLVLEYEPEGLVEKVGDKLNVVENQAKADLHRFKEFIESESYATGAWRGSVAGVGTTGTPTVEDAAESRGDSGKAGVSGKVAAGVGIAAAAAVAGVAAAAAGKKDDEEDVDVDTVTVVDAAPVVPETTPVVDDVDAIDVDPVPAVDGVPGTGVPSESQGLEGDRLVDGDTTDRRGTL; encoded by the coding sequence ATGAGCACGAAGGTCGAAGAAACCATTGTCGTGAATCTTCCAGTCACGACCGTGTACAACCAGTGGACCCAGTTCGAGGAGTTCCCGCACTTCATGGGCGGCATCAAGCAGATCACGCAGCTGAGCGATGATCGCCTCGAATGGGTTGCCGAGATCGGCGGTATCCGCCGTCAGTGGGAGGCCAAGGTCCTGGAGCAGGTTCCCGACCGCAGGGTCTCGTGGGCGGCCACGGAGGGTGCCACGAACGCCGGCACGGTGTCCTTCGAGGATCTCGGCGGCACCACCCGTGTGAACCTCGTGCTCGAGTACGAGCCCGAGGGCCTCGTCGAGAAGGTCGGCGACAAGCTGAACGTCGTCGAGAACCAGGCGAAGGCGGACCTGCACCGGTTCAAGGAGTTCATCGAGTCCGAGAGCTACGCCACGGGCGCGTGGCGCGGATCCGTGGCCGGTGTCGGTACCACGGGCACCCCGACGGTCGAGGACGCCGCGGAGTCCCGCGGTGACAGCGGCAAGGCAGGCGTGTCCGGCAAGGTGGCGGCCGGCGTCGGCATCGCCGCGGCGGCCGCAGTGGCCGGTGTGGCCGCGGCTGCTGCCGGCAAGAAGGACGACGAGGAGGACGTGGACGTCGACACGGTGACCGTGGTCGATGCGGCACCCGTGGTCCCCGAGACCACCCCGGTCGTCGACGACGTCGATGCGATCGACGTCGATCCCGTACCCGCCGTGGACGGCGTCCCGGGAACGGGTGTTCCGTCCGAGAGCCAGGGGCTCGAGGGCGACAGGCTCGTCGACGGCGACACGACGGACCGCCGGGGCACGCTCTAG
- a CDS encoding GAF and ANTAR domain-containing protein has product MDLFPPSGELGATLGRIRGLTLTQETAQHAVELLARVAQETTPNASGAGVSLIHHAQRVSVGSTDDLSRIADDLQYSLGEGPCLTAWSSLRPVEIGDTATDQRFPQWSAAAAEAGVRACLSVPLLRGRDSIGAMKIYSTQPSAFGDADRARLVSLATAASALLGHVQTSETTTRLSAELRESLRSRDLVGVAKGILMQREGLTESEALAALTFRARTAGIPFRRLTEDIANGTETP; this is encoded by the coding sequence ATGGACCTATTTCCCCCGTCCGGCGAGCTGGGCGCAACGCTCGGCCGCATCCGCGGACTGACCCTCACGCAGGAGACAGCGCAGCACGCGGTCGAACTGCTGGCGCGCGTCGCCCAGGAGACGACACCGAACGCATCCGGTGCGGGCGTCTCACTCATCCATCACGCGCAGCGGGTCAGCGTGGGCTCGACGGACGACCTCTCCCGCATTGCGGACGACCTCCAGTACAGCCTCGGTGAAGGGCCGTGCCTGACGGCGTGGTCCTCCCTGCGCCCGGTGGAGATCGGCGACACGGCCACCGACCAGCGGTTCCCGCAGTGGAGCGCTGCAGCGGCAGAGGCAGGCGTACGGGCGTGTCTGAGTGTCCCGCTCCTGCGCGGCCGGGATTCCATCGGCGCCATGAAGATCTATTCGACGCAACCGTCGGCCTTCGGCGACGCCGACCGCGCCCGGCTGGTGAGCCTCGCGACCGCCGCCTCCGCACTACTCGGTCATGTGCAGACCTCGGAGACGACGACCCGCCTCAGCGCCGAACTGCGGGAATCACTGCGGTCGCGTGACCTGGTGGGTGTCGCGAAGGGGATCCTGATGCAACGGGAGGGGCTGACCGAGTCGGAGGCACTCGCGGCCCTGACCTTCCGTGCCCGCACCGCGGGCATCCCGTTCCGCCGCCTGACCGAGGACATCGCGAACGGCACGGAGACGCCGTGA
- the ptsP gene encoding phosphoenolpyruvate--protein phosphotransferase, which translates to MVNFAGVGVSPGRVIGPVHHMPAAVGEPPAGERHETPDAPEQAVAALKAASKAVQEELRRRAGIAKGDAQAVLQATSLMAADPMLLKSATKLINKGTSPARAVWEAGASVAEMLHNLGGYMAERTADVLDVRSRIVAELRGLPAPGIPSSDTPFILVAEDLAPADTATLDPAMVLALVTSGGGPQSHTAIIARSLGLPAVVAATGVEAIDSGALVFVDGAAGTVTLDPGDDEAAAAEAYRAAAAALTVFDGTGVTSDGHEVPLLANVGGAKDAVKAAAAGAQGVGLLRTEFCFLGRDTEPTAPEQVEAYKGVFDAFPGKKVVVRTLDAGADKPLPFLTDTTEPNPALGVRGYRTDLSSPGVLERQLEAIADAASQSTADVWVMAPMISTAEEAADFAKLCSNAGLQTPGVMVEVPSAALMAEAILGAVSFASLGTNDLTQYTMAADRQLGSLAALNNSWQPAVLRMVRLTVEGSEAEGHAKPVGVCGEAAADPALAVVLVGLGVSTLSMTPRALAGVGAVLNSVTLAEAQRIAEIAVASPTAAEAKARARAELPVLESLGL; encoded by the coding sequence ATGGTGAATTTCGCAGGAGTCGGAGTCAGTCCCGGCCGCGTGATCGGCCCCGTGCACCACATGCCCGCAGCGGTCGGCGAACCGCCGGCCGGCGAGCGGCACGAGACTCCCGACGCACCTGAGCAGGCCGTCGCGGCCCTCAAGGCAGCCTCGAAGGCCGTCCAGGAGGAGCTCAGGCGGAGGGCGGGGATCGCCAAGGGCGACGCCCAGGCCGTCCTGCAGGCGACCTCCCTCATGGCCGCCGATCCCATGCTGCTGAAGTCCGCGACGAAGCTCATCAACAAGGGCACCTCGCCCGCGCGTGCGGTCTGGGAGGCCGGTGCCTCCGTGGCCGAGATGCTGCACAACCTCGGCGGCTACATGGCCGAGCGGACGGCGGACGTGCTCGATGTCCGCTCCCGCATCGTGGCCGAACTGCGCGGACTCCCCGCACCCGGCATCCCGTCGTCGGACACACCGTTCATCCTGGTGGCGGAGGACCTCGCACCGGCCGATACCGCCACCCTGGACCCCGCGATGGTGCTCGCCCTCGTCACGTCCGGTGGCGGCCCGCAGTCCCACACCGCGATCATCGCCCGCTCCCTGGGCCTGCCCGCCGTCGTGGCCGCCACGGGCGTGGAGGCCATCGACAGCGGGGCGCTCGTCTTCGTGGACGGCGCCGCCGGCACCGTCACCCTCGATCCTGGCGACGACGAGGCCGCAGCTGCCGAGGCGTACCGCGCGGCCGCGGCGGCGCTCACGGTGTTCGACGGCACCGGCGTCACCTCGGACGGACACGAGGTCCCCCTGCTGGCCAACGTGGGCGGAGCGAAGGACGCCGTCAAGGCCGCCGCGGCCGGCGCGCAGGGTGTGGGCCTGCTCCGGACGGAGTTCTGCTTCCTGGGCCGTGACACCGAGCCGACGGCCCCCGAGCAGGTCGAGGCCTACAAGGGCGTCTTCGACGCCTTCCCCGGCAAGAAGGTGGTGGTGCGCACGCTCGACGCCGGCGCCGACAAGCCGCTGCCCTTCCTCACCGACACGACCGAGCCCAACCCCGCCCTCGGGGTGCGCGGCTACCGCACCGATCTCTCCTCCCCCGGCGTCCTGGAGCGCCAGCTCGAGGCCATCGCGGACGCCGCCTCGCAGTCCACGGCGGACGTGTGGGTCATGGCGCCGATGATCTCGACCGCCGAGGAGGCCGCGGACTTCGCGAAGCTCTGCAGCAACGCGGGCCTGCAGACCCCGGGCGTCATGGTGGAGGTGCCGTCGGCGGCCCTGATGGCCGAGGCGATCCTCGGCGCCGTGTCCTTCGCGAGCCTCGGCACGAACGACCTCACGCAGTACACGATGGCGGCGGACCGCCAGCTCGGCTCCCTCGCAGCCCTGAACAACTCGTGGCAGCCGGCGGTCCTCCGGATGGTCAGGCTGACCGTCGAGGGATCGGAGGCCGAGGGCCATGCCAAGCCCGTGGGTGTGTGCGGCGAGGCCGCAGCGGACCCGGCCCTCGCCGTCGTCCTCGTGGGCCTCGGGGTGTCCACGCTCTCCATGACACCGCGTGCTCTCGCCGGCGTGGGGGCGGTGCTCAACAGTGTGACCCTCGCCGAGGCGCAGCGGATCGCGGAGATCGCGGTGGCGTCGCCCACCGCCGCGGAGGCGAAGGCGCGGGCACGGGCCGAACTGCCCGTGCTGGAGTCGCTCGGGTTGTAG
- a CDS encoding PTS mannitol transporter subunit IICBA: MATQLEARSGTSARVRVQKFGSFLSAMIMPNIGAFIAWGLITALFIPAGYFPNETIGALVGPMITFLLPLLIGYTGGKMVYDVRGGVVGATATMGVIVGTDIPMFIGAMIMGPLTAYLMKKLDSIWDGKIRPGFEMLVNNFSAGIFAGIMAIFGLLAVGPLVTLFSDAAGRGVDFLVSNGLLPFTSILIEPAKILFLNNAINYGVLTPLATQEATETGKSLLFLLEANPGPGLGLLLAYAIFGRGMAKASAPGAIIIQFLGGIHEIYFPYVLMKPLMVLAVIGGGMAGIFTLVLTGAGLRSPAAPGSIIAVYAATASDSFVGVTLSVLMAAAVSFLIGSVILKTTKSTDDDIAGAASKMEGLKGKKSSVAGTFRSTSATDGPIRNIVFACDAGMGSSAMGASVLRNKIKAAGFPDVKVTNLAIANLKDDYDVVVTHQDLAARAEPLTQSATHVSVDNFMNSPRYDEIVELVRASAAAEGGVDPKNPTPAAVAADADTEGAGTGAGANDVLAEQSVVLDGRATTQEDAIDEAGRLLVDRGAVDASYVAAMHEREKSVPTYMGNFLAIPHGTNAAKDLIKRSAVSIVRYPEGIDWNGKQVKFVVGVAGVNNEHLSILSAIARVFSDKAQVARLDEATTVDEVLALFGKVNA; encoded by the coding sequence GTGGCAACACAACTAGAAGCGAGGTCCGGCACCAGTGCCCGGGTCCGCGTCCAGAAGTTCGGGTCGTTCCTCTCGGCGATGATCATGCCCAACATCGGGGCGTTCATCGCGTGGGGCCTCATCACGGCCCTGTTCATCCCGGCCGGGTACTTCCCGAACGAGACGATCGGGGCCCTTGTCGGCCCGATGATCACGTTCCTCCTGCCCCTCCTCATCGGTTACACCGGCGGCAAGATGGTGTACGACGTCCGTGGCGGCGTCGTGGGAGCGACGGCCACGATGGGTGTGATCGTGGGAACGGACATCCCGATGTTCATCGGCGCGATGATCATGGGTCCGCTCACCGCCTACCTGATGAAGAAGCTCGATTCGATCTGGGACGGCAAGATCCGCCCCGGTTTCGAGATGCTCGTCAACAACTTCTCCGCGGGTATCTTCGCCGGCATCATGGCCATCTTCGGCCTGCTCGCCGTCGGCCCGCTGGTCACGCTCTTCAGTGATGCCGCGGGCAGGGGAGTCGACTTCCTCGTGAGCAACGGCCTGCTGCCGTTCACCAGCATCCTGATCGAGCCCGCCAAGATCCTGTTCCTGAACAACGCGATCAACTACGGCGTCCTCACCCCGCTCGCCACGCAGGAGGCCACCGAGACCGGCAAGTCGCTGCTGTTCCTGCTCGAGGCGAACCCCGGCCCGGGTCTCGGCCTCCTGCTCGCCTACGCCATCTTCGGCCGCGGCATGGCCAAGGCCTCGGCCCCCGGTGCGATCATCATCCAGTTCCTCGGCGGTATCCACGAGATCTACTTCCCGTACGTCCTGATGAAGCCCCTCATGGTCCTCGCCGTCATCGGTGGCGGCATGGCCGGCATCTTCACCCTCGTGCTCACGGGAGCCGGACTGCGCTCGCCGGCCGCTCCCGGCAGCATCATCGCGGTCTACGCCGCCACCGCCTCGGACAGCTTCGTCGGTGTGACACTGTCCGTCCTCATGGCCGCGGCGGTCTCCTTCCTCATCGGCTCGGTCATCCTGAAGACGACCAAGTCCACGGATGACGACATCGCCGGTGCCGCCAGCAAGATGGAAGGGCTGAAGGGCAAGAAGAGCTCCGTCGCTGGCACGTTCCGCTCCACCTCCGCGACCGACGGCCCCATCCGCAACATCGTGTTCGCCTGCGACGCCGGCATGGGCTCCTCGGCCATGGGCGCCTCGGTGCTCCGCAACAAGATCAAGGCGGCCGGCTTCCCGGACGTCAAGGTCACCAACCTCGCCATCGCCAACCTGAAAGACGACTACGACGTCGTCGTGACGCACCAGGACCTCGCCGCACGCGCCGAGCCCCTGACGCAGAGCGCCACGCACGTCTCCGTCGACAACTTCATGAACAGCCCACGCTATGACGAGATCGTCGAGCTGGTGCGCGCCAGCGCTGCAGCCGAGGGTGGAGTCGACCCGAAGAACCCGACGCCGGCCGCCGTGGCAGCCGACGCCGATACCGAAGGAGCAGGCACCGGTGCCGGCGCCAACGACGTCCTCGCAGAGCAGAGCGTCGTGCTCGACGGCAGGGCCACCACGCAGGAGGACGCCATCGACGAGGCCGGCCGGCTGCTGGTCGACCGCGGAGCCGTGGACGCGAGCTACGTGGCGGCGATGCACGAGCGGGAGAAGTCCGTGCCGACCTACATGGGCAACTTCCTCGCCATCCCGCACGGCACGAACGCCGCGAAGGACCTGATCAAGCGCTCGGCCGTGTCGATCGTCCGCTACCCGGAGGGCATCGACTGGAACGGCAAGCAGGTGAAGTTCGTGGTCGGCGTCGCAGGCGTGAACAACGAGCACCTGTCCATCCTCTCCGCGATCGCCCGCGTCTTCTCCGACAAGGCGCAGGTCGCGCGGCTCGACGAGGCGACCACCGTGGACGAGGTCCTCGCCCTCTTCGGAAAGGTCAATGCCTAG
- a CDS encoding TetR/AcrR family transcriptional regulator gives MKKVGEPTPKTRLLRAAAALLAESNGEAVSTRQITQAARVTAPTLYHHFGDKEGLFDAVVAEGFSEYLDAERSLPTSGQPVEDLRMHWDNHVQFGLDHPHLYLVMFGNIRPEHRPSMVASAEAFLEEVLARAAAAARLVVSPREAARSMLAANIGVTLMLIAEPVAKRNLELSAMTREAVISAVATDSEADPTTDTEGTPSVVVAAIALNAALQSSHPDQLSSSELKLFLEWLQRISTRSGS, from the coding sequence ATGAAGAAAGTAGGCGAACCCACGCCTAAGACCAGGCTTCTCAGGGCCGCCGCGGCACTGCTCGCGGAGTCCAACGGCGAGGCCGTCTCGACGCGGCAGATCACCCAGGCTGCGCGCGTCACCGCACCCACCCTCTATCACCACTTCGGTGACAAGGAGGGCCTCTTCGATGCCGTCGTGGCGGAGGGGTTCTCCGAGTACCTCGACGCCGAGAGGAGCCTCCCGACGTCGGGACAACCGGTCGAGGACCTCCGGATGCACTGGGACAACCACGTGCAGTTCGGCCTCGACCACCCGCACCTCTACCTGGTGATGTTCGGCAACATCCGGCCCGAGCACAGGCCCTCCATGGTGGCCAGCGCAGAGGCCTTCCTCGAGGAGGTCCTGGCGAGGGCGGCCGCGGCAGCCCGCCTCGTGGTGTCCCCGCGCGAAGCCGCGCGCAGCATGCTCGCCGCCAACATCGGCGTCACGCTCATGCTGATCGCGGAGCCCGTGGCGAAGCGCAACCTCGAACTCTCCGCGATGACGAGGGAGGCGGTCATCTCCGCCGTGGCCACGGATTCCGAGGCGGACCCGACCACGGACACGGAGGGGACACCCTCGGTGGTCGTGGCGGCGATCGCCCTGAACGCGGCGCTGCAGTCCTCCCACCCCGACCAGCTCTCCAGCTCCGAACTGAAGCTCTTCCTCGAATGGCTCCAGCGCATCTCCACCAGGTCGGGAAGCTGA
- the tsaE gene encoding tRNA (adenosine(37)-N6)-threonylcarbamoyltransferase complex ATPase subunit type 1 TsaE: MATEPEWTASYDVGSAAELQGLAAGLAPQLRPGDLLVLSGELGAGKTTFTQGLGRGLAVEDRIISPTFVLVRQHPSTGDGPGLVHVDAYRLESAAAVDDLDLEATMAANVTVIEWGAGRVEHLSDSRLHVAIHRPLGGALPGTGEPVTAFDDDGEDEVRTVTLAGFGPRWHAGLPAPVLD, encoded by the coding sequence ATGGCGACGGAGCCTGAGTGGACCGCGTCCTACGACGTCGGTTCGGCCGCCGAGCTGCAGGGCCTCGCCGCCGGCCTCGCACCGCAGCTGCGGCCCGGGGACCTGCTGGTCCTCTCCGGCGAACTCGGCGCCGGCAAGACGACGTTCACGCAGGGCCTCGGCCGTGGCCTCGCGGTGGAGGACCGCATCATCTCGCCGACCTTCGTGCTCGTCCGGCAGCATCCCTCGACGGGTGACGGACCGGGCCTGGTCCACGTCGACGCCTACCGTCTGGAGAGCGCGGCAGCCGTGGACGACCTCGACCTCGAAGCCACGATGGCCGCCAATGTCACGGTCATCGAGTGGGGAGCGGGCCGGGTGGAGCACCTGAGCGACAGCCGGCTGCACGTCGCGATCCACCGCCCGCTGGGTGGCGCGCTGCCCGGAACCGGAGAGCCGGTCACGGCCTTCGACGACGACGGCGAGGACGAGGTGCGCACCGTCACCCTCGCGGGCTTCGGGCCGCGCTGGCACGCAGGGCTGCCGGCGCCCGTCCTCGACTAG
- a CDS encoding nuclear transport factor 2 family protein has translation MESTEVVRRYWSSVWSRDWKAVGLTLAEDVEVFWPVTREIIRGRDNMVAVNAEHPNGWSIDVLNVYDAGEVVVSEVQVPQEDVGIFRVVSIWTVADGVITSGREYWTLYGGEEGRDWRRRYAEVGDLLP, from the coding sequence ATGGAATCTACCGAGGTGGTCCGGCGGTACTGGTCGTCGGTGTGGAGCAGGGACTGGAAGGCCGTGGGTCTGACCCTCGCCGAGGACGTGGAGGTCTTCTGGCCCGTCACCCGGGAGATCATCCGCGGCAGGGACAACATGGTGGCGGTCAACGCCGAGCATCCGAACGGGTGGAGCATCGATGTCCTGAACGTGTACGACGCCGGCGAGGTGGTGGTGTCCGAGGTCCAGGTGCCCCAGGAGGACGTCGGCATCTTCCGTGTCGTGTCCATCTGGACGGTGGCCGACGGCGTGATCACCTCCGGCCGCGAGTACTGGACCCTGTACGGGGGCGAGGAGGGGCGCGACTGGCGGCGCAGGTACGCCGAGGTGGGCGACCTGCTTCCCTGA
- the tsaD gene encoding tRNA (adenosine(37)-N6)-threonylcarbamoyltransferase complex transferase subunit TsaD gives MTREAPLVLGIESSCDETGVGIVRGTQLLTNTVSSSMDEHVRFGGVIPEIASRAHLEAFVPTLRTALDDAGVTLDEIDAIAVTAGPGLSGALMVGVSAAKALAVATGKPLYAINHLVAHVGVGMLGGTFADGLPSDLGALLVSGGHTEILRIGDIASDVELLGSTIDDAAGEAYDKTARILGLGYPGGPVIDRLAREGDPTAIRFPRGLSQPKYMGTAEQPGPHRYDWSFSGLKTAVARSVEQYEAAGLEVPVADIAASFQEAVVDIITSKAVLACREHGITNLLLGGGVAANRRLRELTGERCAAAGITLTVPAPSLCTDNGAMVAALGARIVMNGGRPSGIGFGTDPSLPVTRIVLAADGNGGS, from the coding sequence ATGACACGCGAGGCACCACTGGTGCTCGGCATCGAGTCGTCCTGCGACGAGACAGGTGTCGGGATCGTGCGGGGGACACAGCTGCTGACCAACACCGTGTCCTCGTCGATGGACGAGCACGTGCGCTTCGGCGGGGTCATCCCCGAGATCGCGTCACGCGCGCACCTCGAAGCCTTCGTCCCGACCCTCAGGACGGCGCTCGACGACGCCGGCGTCACCCTCGACGAGATCGACGCCATCGCCGTGACCGCGGGTCCGGGCCTGTCGGGAGCCCTCATGGTCGGGGTGTCCGCCGCCAAGGCGCTCGCCGTCGCGACCGGGAAGCCGCTCTACGCCATCAACCACCTCGTGGCGCACGTGGGCGTCGGCATGCTCGGCGGCACCTTCGCCGACGGGCTGCCGTCCGACCTCGGCGCGCTCCTCGTGTCCGGCGGGCACACGGAGATCCTGCGGATCGGCGACATCGCGAGCGACGTCGAACTCCTGGGATCCACGATCGACGACGCCGCAGGCGAGGCGTACGACAAGACGGCACGCATCCTCGGGCTCGGCTATCCGGGCGGGCCCGTGATCGACCGGCTGGCCCGGGAGGGAGATCCGACGGCGATCCGCTTCCCCCGCGGGCTCTCGCAGCCCAAGTACATGGGCACCGCCGAGCAGCCCGGCCCGCACCGCTACGACTGGTCCTTCAGCGGACTCAAGACGGCCGTGGCGCGCAGCGTGGAGCAGTACGAGGCGGCGGGCCTGGAGGTGCCCGTGGCCGACATCGCCGCGTCCTTCCAGGAGGCGGTGGTGGACATCATCACCTCGAAGGCCGTGCTCGCATGCCGGGAACACGGCATCACGAACCTCCTGCTCGGCGGCGGCGTCGCGGCGAACCGGAGGCTCCGCGAACTGACCGGCGAGCGGTGTGCGGCCGCCGGCATCACCCTCACCGTCCCGGCGCCGTCGCTGTGCACGGACAACGGGGCCATGGTCGCGGCACTGGGAGCCCGGATCGTGATGAACGGCGGTCGTCCGAGCGGCATCGGCTTCGGCACCGACCCGTCCCTGCCCGTCACGCGGATCGTCCTCGCGGCGGACGGGAACGGCGGGTCCTAG
- the tsaB gene encoding tRNA (adenosine(37)-N6)-threonylcarbamoyltransferase complex dimerization subunit type 1 TsaB: MLLLALDTSAAATVALLDDDAVVGRFGSADTRSHAEVLAPAVQRVLADAGVAGADLDGIVAGVGPGPFTGLRAGLVTARTLAFVWDVPLLGVLSLDALAFDAAASGAVPAGTGFLVGTDARRGEVYWAAYRAPSGGEDGAVLPELLDGPHVGAAASLPKGRPLAGRAASLYPDELDGLPAFATSDPDAASLARVARQRLLAGEALRDTAPLYLRESDAKVPGPRKRATA; this comes from the coding sequence GTGCTTCTCCTCGCCCTCGACACCTCCGCCGCGGCGACCGTCGCGCTCCTGGACGACGACGCCGTCGTCGGCCGGTTCGGCAGCGCTGACACGCGCTCCCACGCGGAGGTCCTCGCCCCTGCGGTGCAGCGGGTGCTCGCCGACGCCGGAGTGGCCGGTGCCGACCTCGACGGCATCGTCGCCGGGGTGGGCCCGGGCCCCTTCACAGGACTGCGCGCCGGACTCGTCACGGCACGGACCCTGGCCTTCGTCTGGGATGTCCCCCTGCTCGGCGTGCTGAGCCTCGATGCCCTGGCCTTCGACGCCGCCGCGAGTGGTGCGGTCCCGGCCGGCACCGGCTTCCTCGTCGGCACCGACGCCCGCCGCGGCGAGGTCTACTGGGCTGCCTACCGTGCGCCGTCGGGCGGGGAGGACGGCGCGGTCCTCCCCGAGCTCCTCGACGGCCCGCACGTCGGCGCGGCTGCGAGCCTGCCGAAGGGCCGGCCCCTGGCCGGCAGGGCCGCGAGCCTCTACCCGGACGAGCTGGACGGCCTGCCGGCCTTCGCGACGTCGGATCCCGACGCCGCCTCCCTCGCCCGCGTGGCCCGTCAGCGCCTCCTCGCGGGCGAGGCGCTGCGCGACACCGCCCCGCTGTACCTGCGGGAGTCCGACGCCAAGGTGCCCGGCCCGCGGAAACGGGCGACGGCATGA
- the rimI gene encoding ribosomal protein S18-alanine N-acetyltransferase, which translates to MSFTLRSLTFEDIETIGRLENELFPTDAWPLEMFYTEFFQPDTRRYIVAEVDGETVGYAGVMVIDTTADIQTIGVLPRFEGQGIGRAMLTELLDEARRRGAETVMLEVRADNPRAQQLYTRFGFARIHTRKRYYRDGVDAWVMQLVLPAGGEGAP; encoded by the coding sequence ATGAGCTTCACCCTGCGCAGCCTCACCTTCGAGGACATCGAGACCATCGGCCGCCTCGAGAACGAACTGTTCCCCACCGACGCCTGGCCGCTCGAGATGTTCTACACCGAGTTCTTCCAGCCGGACACGCGGCGCTACATCGTCGCGGAGGTCGACGGCGAGACGGTCGGCTACGCGGGCGTCATGGTCATCGACACGACGGCGGACATCCAGACCATCGGCGTGCTGCCGCGCTTCGAGGGGCAGGGCATCGGGCGGGCCATGCTCACCGAGCTGCTCGACGAGGCAAGACGCCGCGGCGCGGAAACGGTGATGCTGGAGGTCCGGGCGGACAATCCGCGGGCCCAGCAGCTCTACACGCGCTTCGGCTTCGCCAGGATCCACACCAGGAAGAGGTACTACCGCGACGGCGTGGACGCCTGGGTCATGCAGCTCGTCCTGCCCGCGGGCGGAGAGGGGGCACCATGA